Sequence from the Rhodothermales bacterium genome:
CACTCTCCATCTCGCTTCACGTAGGTAGACGTATATCGCAGCACCGAGACGGACTCATCCTTGCCAGGCGCGGCGAATCGTAGCTCCGCCGTGCCGAAGACGAGAGCAATGTCACCCTCAATGACAACAGACCGTTCGCTAATCGTCTGGCCGACCATGGACATCTTCAGCACCGACTGAATGAAATCCTCTTTTCCAGTGGTCGTGCCTGTGTTGGAGTTGAACAGGAATCGTTCAT
This genomic interval carries:
- a CDS encoding nuclear transport factor 2 family protein, which encodes MRNTLLLVSIAALAFVPDAVYAQNTSDPTSQIEEQRVLAIEDEYVTAEVSRDEATLRRIVDERFLFNSNTGTTTGKEDFIQSVLKMSMVGQTISERSVVIEGDIALVFGTAELRFAAPGKDESVSVLRYTSTYVKRDGE